The Bombus pyrosoma isolate SC7728 linkage group LG3, ASM1482585v1, whole genome shotgun sequence genome has a segment encoding these proteins:
- the LOC122565622 gene encoding afadin-like isoform X9: MNRTNKTMATELANKKAEREALRGVIQQWNANRLDLFELSEPNEDLEFHGVMRFYFQDSGQKVATKCIRVASDATSQAVIETLIEKFRPDMRMLSVPEYALYEIHENGEERKLGLEEKPLLVQLNWHIDDREGRFLLRRIDDKTNAQGVGFSSSDGSSFRRKLSKREKKQMKKQEKLSRLKSLEQDENTIPVDQNGVAEKLYTELPETSFTRSISNPEAVMRRRRQQKLERKLQQFRSKDGGPDTGGTLKIYGEALCKDVPYKTLLLSVRDSAVQVVREMLSKYGLEKVDPQQYCLVQVNSENNINGGTQQEYILDDDECPLAILMNHPSTRGSIMFHVRRRPSDYVPRKRKKKPSGKWNELDYRYEDERLPFSLELNPDGTEIPNGAGVRHRLQPNVTEVGSERAIPIHPSSPSKSTSVPAAAVATVCHTRSPTHAPESTHNYETTFDLDGNVETASLTSSRDGNRTLQNDRQPRGTDPILPAVLEFLEETEETFFHAVITDVEPSAPQFKLAPTYTLYLAARYRASTHYRPELQPTERAHRLTVMLANVASMIQRVIQERYMDASSLALWLANGSELLHMLKNDRHVGAFSTRAQDILTEAVHTAFASLVRCISLELAPAMSQFMADADEPAKEAGVLQIFSSTMALLRRCRVNAALTIQLFSHLFHTINATAFNALVSNANLCVRWFGRRLKARLNALETWAERQGLELASQCHLATIMQATHLLQAPKYNAEELATLSSTCFKLNSLQVRALLQKYQPAADEPRLPAELIENVVRVAESVADTLARADGREIRLEEEPTLALALLLPEDGYSCEVIRGVPPGLAEFLAPLQRDGLCRMAPQPTSSGYWTIYMIDHHNNFRSPSAMSNRSGGYSCHTGPSVAQPEIHVIKLHKSTNGMGLSIVAAKGAGQDRLGIYIKSVVAGGAADADGRLTAGDQLLKVDGQSLVGITQEKAAEYLVRTGPIVTLEVAKQGAIYHGLATLLSQPSPVMTRGPRRMSERDLPSRLGRDATAPQQQIHTSKSVPALHNVGTDGKQQHEVFNPGYSRASSSNSVTPPVTQPPPPMTTINGSTSLRSRSSHNLHDPIKMGTLPPSGLVSRQQSSPNLNPGQTTSNNSSSANVGPSSNILQSNETERFYQNLSIYRNQDTTTTTTTTTTTTTKQRHSPSQHSDDRNPLQLQKNSRGSQNSLNRPGTFEMNQARDRPISAYVPQPQQQSYLVGGLSQQQGCAAPPRSQSSRDIIRQEAKLQEMQEEVRRRELRGGIPAPLNQYRPAAYNLKTNMSVQSPISSAVRPTKSIGSQPNLGSSPPVTVSSAPSISTSGHVTTRQTGPSNYGYLDAQYGPYMVQYGKSPHVHQHQHQHQSQPQSQHPHQHQHQHQLQLQHQHQHQHQHQHQHQHQHQNIQQQNLGHIQYGHASMTSTRGKNDLIRLQSNGMLLDYGRDQGTRDIGKLYMDQNQHVAVGSQYYLNSDVRNEHYNDESGINRAQTAPEGSTMSNEIPIRPTLPEEGYPESPPPPPPSTSTHPLYSKQSDSRYTASMQDPPRGGYYPANTTGTTLQPRQYQYSATNPWQREEKEREQARRREAARQWRDQQIAELSALSHRTSQQEEQLRALQLERDFQKRAEEVANQQDDDEESNDLDTENIRVQQSLLRTTVSQDRNNPLEQHHLNLPRTNATNQSIKGNHTGQSVGGSPMHSTNVVSIHAGNGPSQQSSQNIVNTCLQQQQPHQQQQESSSSHFSSDLQHEHTNQMPNNIGQIQMSSLLHLTSSQKPLGLSQSNEEKEMHRRHEEIKRKQVEFDDSQSKKKEEEINKQQQIQQMYQQQHHSQQLQSHLKTQQMLHPSMLRLDSLIINGSSASSTHNTSNDAPLPPERGSSYAVMSQQSTLRSNNANISNIVTLAQPQSTSVKRVSFHDSNANVESVQRSVSSGNSSTSQVLAMDVITEDPNNFINDAEILLASPKAPEGSGGAPITGSTPGVIGAQEVYKDPRQRRLAEKQKQQQSSQVGQVPEKLSFKEKMKMFAMETGEDGTPRDKVKISRAQREIDNIGNPTIPTLNSNNHHHHNHHNNNNNNNSSSGSNSSTSNNPNNNNSNSSNINNNSSNQQQ; encoded by the exons AAGAACGTAAGCTTGGGCTTGAAGAAAAGCCATTGTTAGTGCAATTAAATTGGCATATCGATGACCGTGAGGGACGATTTTTGTTAAGAAGAATAGATGACAAAACCAACGCTCAAGGTGTTGGTTTCTCTTCTTCGGATGGGTCTAGTTTTCGCAGAAAGTTGAGTAAACGCGAGAAGAAACAGATGAAGAAACAGGAAAAGCTGAGTCGTTTAAAGAGTTTAGAACAAGATGAAAATACTATACCTGTCGATCAAAATGGAGTAGCTGAAAAACTTTACACGG AGTTACCTGAAACAAGCTTTACCAGAAGTATTTCAAACCCGGAAGCTGTGATGAGAAGACGACGTCAACAAAAATTGGAGAGAAAATTGCAACAGTTTCGTAGTAAAGATGGCGGTCCCGATACTGGCGGAACCCTGAAAATTTACGGCGAGGCGTTATGCAAAGACGTTCCATATAAAACATTGCTTTTAAGCGTCCGAGATTCAGCAGTTCAAGTCGTACGAGAAATGCTTTCTAAATATGGTTTAGAGAAGGTGGATCCACAGCAGTATTGTCTCGTACAG GTAAAtagtgaaaataatattaatggaGGAACACAGCAGGAATATATACTAGACGATGACGAATGCCCTCTAGCCATTCTTATGAATCATCCTTCTACACGCG GTTCAATTATGTTCCATGTGCGAAGAAGACCTTCAGATTATGTGCCTcggaaacggaagaaaaaacCTAGTGGCAAATGGAACGAATTAGATTACAG ATACGAAGACGAAAGATTACCCTTTTCGCTGGAATTGAATCCTGACGGTACCGAAATTCCAAACGGGGCTGGTGTGCGGCATCGGTTGCAGCCAAATGTAACGGAGGTGGGCTCGGAAAGGGCGATACCTATCCATCCATCTAGTCCGAGCAAGTCTACATCTGTtcctgctgctgctgttgctacTGTTTGCCATACTCGAAGCCCGACACATGCACCGGAATCAACGCACAATTATGAAACAACCTTTGATCTCGATGGAAACGTAGAAACTGCCAGTCTTACCAGTAGCAGGGATGGTAACag AACGTTGCAGAATGATCGACAGCCACGTGGGACGGATCCGATTTTACCAGCTGTATTAGAATTTCTCGAGGAAAcggaagaaacattttttcatgcCGTAATCACAGATGTTGAACCATCGGCGCCGCAATTCAAATTGGCTCCAACTTATACGCTTTACTTGGCAGCGAGATATCGCGCAAGCACACATTATAGACCAGAATTGCAACCAACGGAGAGAGCTCATAGATTGACCGTGATGTTAGCAAATGTCGCTAGCATGATTCAACGAGTAATACAG GAACGGTACATGGATGCGTCCTCGTTGGCACTGTGGTTAGCAAACGGTTCGGAACTACTACATATGTTGAAAAACGATCGGCACGTAGGTGCGTTTTCAACTAGGGCACAAGATATTTTGACGGAAGCAGTTCATACAGCATTCGCGTCGTTGGTTAGGTGCATTTCCTTGGAACTAGCACCGGCAATGTCACAGTTCATGGCAGATGCAGACGAACCTGCCAAAGAAGCCGGcgttcttcaaatattttcgagcACGATGGCTTTACTTCGGCGATGCAGAGTAAACGCTGCACTTACCATTCAACTATTTAGTCACCTGTTTCACACAATAAACGCGACCGCGTTTAACGCTTTAGTTTCAAATGCCAACTTGTGCGTTAGATGGTTCGGTCGTAGATTAAAGGCGAGACTAAACGCTCTGGAAACTTGGGCTGAAAGGCAAGGCTTGGAACTCGCGAGTCAATGTCATTTGGCAACCATCATGCAAGCGACTCATCTTCTACAAGCTCCAAAATACAATGCGGAGGAACTTGCTACCTTGAGCTCTACGTGCTTCAAGTTGAATTCTCTTCAGGTCAGAGCATTGTTGCAAAAGTATCAACCAGCTGCGGATGAACCAAGACTTCCTGCGGAATTGATCGAAAACGTAGTCAGA GTAGCCGAAAGCGTGGCTGATACGCTTGCACGTGCTGATGGCAGAGAGATTCGACTCGAAGAAGAGCCTACGCTCGCTTTGGCGCTTCTACTTCCCGAGGATGGATACAGTTGCGAAGTTATTCGTGGTGTACCTCCAGGATTAGCCGAATTTTTAGCGCCATTGCAACGGGATGGTCTATGCCGTATGGCACCACAACCCACCAGTAGTGGATATTGGACTATATACATGATAGATCACCACaataat tttcGCAGTCCAAGCGCAATGAGCAATAGATCTGGAGGTTATTCCTGTCATACAGGGCCGAGTGTTGCTCAGCCCGAGATAcatgttataaaattacacaagTCTACCAATGGAATGGGTTTGAGCATTGTCGCAGCGAAG GGCGCTGGTCAGGATAGGCttggaatatatataaagagtGTAGTTGCTGGTGGTGCTGCTGATGCT GACGGCAGATTGACGGCTGGAGACCAATTGCTAAAAGTGGACGGACAAAGTTTAGTAGGAATTACTCAGGAAAA AGCTGCTGAATATTTAGTACGTACCGGACCAATAGTAACATTGGAAGTTGCTAAACAAGGTGCCATATATCATGGTTTGGCCACTTTATTGTCACAACCGTCACCAGTAATGACCAGAG GACCTCGTCGCATGAGTGAACGAGACTTACCATCTCGCCTTGGACGCGACGCTACTGCACCGCAACAACAAATACATACCAGCAAGTCCGTGCCAGCATTGCACA ATGTAGGAACGGATGGAAAACAACAGCACGAGGTATTCAATCCTGGTTATAGCAGAGCATCGTCGAGTAACAGCGTTACACCGCCTGTTACGCAGCCACCTCCACCAATGACCACAATCAACGGTTCGACGTCGCTACGTTCTCG CTCAAGTCATAATTTACATGATCCAATAAAAATGGGAACATTACCACCGAGTGGTCTTGTGAGTAGACAACAATCGTCACCGAATTTGAACCCTGGTCAAACAACGAGTAACAATAGTTCAAGTGCTAATGTTGGGCCAAGTTCGAATATTCTTCAAAGTAACGAAACCGAAAGATTTTATCAAAACTTGAGCATCTATCGGAATCAAGACACGACGACGACAACAACGACCACGACCACCACCACGACCAAGCAACGACATAGTCCGTCTCAACATTCGGATGACAG GAATCCTCTGCAGCTGCAAAAGAACTCGAGAGGTTCACAAAATTCTTTGAATCGTCCGGGAACATTCGAAATGAATCAGGCCAGGGACCGTCCAATATCTGCATATGTACCTCAACCTCAACAACAATCTTACCTTGTTGGTGGTCTTTCGCAACAACAAGGCTGTGCAGCGCCTCCAAGATCTCAGTCATCTCGGGATATAATACGACAAGAAGCAAAACTTCAAGAAATGCAAGAGGAAGTCAGAAGACGCGAATTACGAGGTGGCATTCCAGCGCCATTGAATCAATATCGACCAGCCgcatataatttaaaaacaaatatgtCCGTTCAATCTCCGATAAGTTCTGCCGTCCGACCAACAAAATCTATCGGTTCCCAACCAAATTTGGGATCAAGTCCACCAGTAACAGTGTCTTCCGCACCATCAATCTCAACATCTGGTCATGTAACCACGAGACAAACGGGACCTTCGAATTATGGTTACTTGGATGCGCAATATGGCCCCTATATGGTCCAATATGGGAAATCTCCACACGTGCATCAACATCAACACCAACATCAATCTCAACCTCAATCGCAGCATCCGCATCAACATCAACATCAACATCAGCTTCAGCTTCAGCATCAACATCAGCATCAGCATCAGCATCAACATCAACACCAGCACCAACATCAAAATATCCAACAACAAAATCTTGGACATATTCAGTATGGACATGCTAGTATGACATCCACTAGAGGAAAAAACGATTTAATTCGCTTACAATCCAATGGAATGTTGCTCGACTATGGAAGAGATCAAGGTACACgagatattggaaaattatatatggATCAAAATCAACATGTTGCTGTTGGATCgcagtattatttaaattcggATGTACGAAACGAACATTATAATGACGAAAGTGGAATAAATAGAGCGCAAACTGCACCGGAAGGAAGTACGATGtctaatgaaattccaataCGGCCTACTTTACCGGAAGAAGGATATCCAGAAAGTCctccgccgccgccgccaAGCACTTCGACTCATCCACTTTATAGTAAACAATCGGATTCAAG GTACACTGCGAGTATGCAGGATCCTCCTCGTGGTGGGTATTATCCAGCAAATACAACTGGAACTACATTACAACCACGTCAATATCAATATAGTGCTACGAATCCATGGcaacgagaagagaaagaaaga gAACAAGCACGTAGAAGAGAAGCTGCAAGACAGTGGCGAGATCAACAAATAGCGGAATTAAGTGCGTTATCTCACAGAACATCACAACAAGAAGAACAACTGCGGGCTCTTCAGCTGGAAAGAGACTTTCAAAAAAGAGCTGAGGAAGTTGCCAATCAACAAGACGATGACGAAGAAAGTAATGATTTAGACACCGAGAACATAAGAGTACAACAAAGCCTGCTTCGTACAACGGTGTCACAAGATCGAAATAATCCATTGGAGCAACATCACCTCAACTTGCCTAGAACAAATGCAACCAATCAATCTATCAAAGGAAATCATACTGGTCAATCTGTTGGTGGTTCCCCGATGCATTCTACCAACGTCGTGTCGATACACGCGGGCAATGGCCCATCTCAGCAATCTTcgcaaaatattgtaaatacttGTCTGCAACAGCAACAGCCACATCAACAGCAACAAGAGAGTTCGAGTTCGCATTTTTCGTCAGATCTTCAACATGAACACACCAATCAAATGCCAAATAACATAGGGCAAATTCAAATGTCATCCTTGCTTCATTTGACCTCTTCTCAAAAACCACTTGGTTTATCTCAAtctaacgaagaaaaagaaatgcatCGTAGACACGAGGAGATTAAGCGAAAACAAGTCGAATTCGACGACAGTCAAtcgaaaaagaaggaggaagaaattaacaaacaaCAACAAATCCAACAAATGTATCAACAGCAACATCATTCACAACAACTGCAATCCCATTTGAAAACTCAACAAATGTTACATCCCAGTATGTTACGATTGGACAGCCTAATTATTAACGGATCAAGCGCCTCTT ccACGCATAATACTAGCAACGATGCGCCTCTGCCTCCGGAACGAGGTTCTAGTTATGCGGTTATGTCGCAACAAAGTACCCTGAGGTCGAATAATGCAAACATATCTAATATAGTAACATTGGCTCAGCCGCAGTCAACGTCTGTTAAGAGAGTCTCTTTTCATGACTCAAATGCAAATGTAGAATCAGTGCAACGAAGTGTTTCGTCTGGAAATTCGAGCACAAGTCAGGTTCTGGCTATGGATGTCATTACAGAAGATCCAAAT AATTTCATAAATGATgcagaaattttattggcaTCTCCAAAAGCACCCGAAGGATCCGGCGGCGCTCCAATTACTGGCAGTACCCCTGGTGTAATAGGTGCTCAAGAAGTGTACAA GGATCCCAGACAAAGAAGGCTCGCTGAAAAACAAAAGCAGCAACAAAGTTCTCAAGTTGGGCAAGTACCTGAAAAGCTGAGTTTtaaagaaaagatgaaaatgttTGCTATGGAAACCGGTGAGGATGGAACGCCGCGGGACAAGGTAAAAATTTCACGTGCGCAGCGCGAAATAGATAATATTGGAAATCCCACTATCCCTACATTGAATAGCAATAATCACCACCACCACAATCAtcacaataataataacaataataacagcaGCAGTGGCAGCAACAGCAGTACTAGCAACAACCCGAATAACAATAACAGTAACAGCAGTAATATCAATAACAACAGTAGCAACCAACAACAATAG